CCATAGGGGCAGCCCTTGCCGACTGAGCGGAAGGGAACATGGCCGAACATGCGGCAGCAGAGGGGACGCCACAGGTATATCAGGCACTTCATGCCTTCACAATCATAGTGAGGGCACACCTTGGCAGGGCTTCCCGACTCCCCGGCTGCCCTGTTGATGAAGGCGATGAATGCCTCCTCGCGGCAGGTGCCGGGCGGTGCCTGCTCTTTGATGAAGTCACGCTCAAGGGCGCTCACCTGGAGATGGATGGGATAGGAGCAGCAGTTCCGGCAGGTCTCACAGGGATTTTCCGGCGCACCGGGAAGGGTAGTGGAGAGCACCTCGTCAAACTGTGAATAGAGCCCTGCAAGCTCAGCCGCCCATGCTTTGACCAAGACCCTTCACCTCTTTCTTCCGGTCCTGCCTGATTCAGGAACCTCTCTCAGTCGCCCAGGCTGCTCATCAGAGTCCTTATGGGGATGAGGTTGTAAGGGGTCTTGTCAAGCTCGGGGATCTTTTTTGAAAGGGTGGCAATGACGCCGATCCCGTTGACTCTCCCGCCGGCCTTGTAGATCTCGTCGATAATGATGCGGAGCGTGTAGCCCGAACCGATAAACTCATCGAGTATATAGACATTTTTCCCGGCAATCTCAATATTGGGCGGGAGGACCACACGGGAAACCTCCTCGCTTCCATCGGCATGGCAGACCTTTTCCCTTCTCACCTCTGCCGAGGGGAGTTCCCTCAGTATTCCCACATAACGGCTGATAAGCTCTCCCGCGTGATCGACGAGGAGCACCACGTCAGTATTGGGCCAGGGCATCATGGCAAGAGATGCGCATATACCGGCGTACTCATGAGATTTCTGCCTGAAGTCATCGCGCTCATGCGGGGAAATATGAGCAAAGCTCTTGATGTCAATCTTGGGGTGAAGGAGTACGGTGGCGGAATACCCGTTGAACTTAGAGATGTCCTCGAGTTCAGTGGGATGGACCGTCACCAGGGAGAGGCGCACGTCAAAGGTGCTGGCATCCCTCGTGAACACCATGCCCCCCTCGACGACACCGGGCTCATACTGGGAGATTTCGGGAATATAGATTGATTCCATGGGGTGCCTTCCTTTCTCTCTGGGACCCTGGGGGCTCAGATGACCATGGTGCTGTAGTCATCCTTTTCCTTTGCCTTGTCTATCACTTTGATCATGAGATCGTACTCGGGGAAAAAGAGGTTGTCTATCGTGCCGAAATTCCTGCCGTCGCTTATGATGGCAGTCCGGTAAAGGGAGCGCTCTCCTCCCGATATCTTGAAGGTGAGATCCCTCCAGAGTACGGAGAATTCCTTGTTCCCGTGCTTATACTCGATATTCTTAGGAGTAAAGACCACTACTTTCTTCATATTCAGAAAAAGGGCCGAGAGAGAGCCTATGAGGAGGAGCGC
This Candidatus Eremiobacterota bacterium DNA region includes the following protein-coding sequences:
- a CDS encoding phosphoribosyltransferase; this translates as MESIYIPEISQYEPGVVEGGMVFTRDASTFDVRLSLVTVHPTELEDISKFNGYSATVLLHPKIDIKSFAHISPHERDDFRQKSHEYAGICASLAMMPWPNTDVVLLVDHAGELISRYVGILRELPSAEVRREKVCHADGSEEVSRVVLPPNIEIAGKNVYILDEFIGSGYTLRIIIDEIYKAGGRVNGIGVIATLSKKIPELDKTPYNLIPIRTLMSSLGD